The stretch of DNA GCAGCCACTATTTGGGCAAGCATAATGATCTTATTTTTGAGAAAAAAGGTGCCACCTCCTTTATGTATAGGCTAGCTTTAGAAGAACATGTTGGCTGTGTTTTTGGGTATTGCTGCAGCGTGAGGACACAAGGGAGACCACCTGATCGGTGAACAAAGCTTTGTAATCGTTGCTTTAGATATTTTCGCCAAGAATAGATGTAGAAACAAtaatagattttttttattttccctATAATTTTGTATTCTCTTGCCGGTTGGATTGTAATCACCAGatgagctgaaaactttgcaagGACTTGGTTGTGCGTCTCACTCTGCTAGTGGGCTGTAATCCAATCTGCTAGTGGGCTGTAATCCAATCTATACCCACACCAATCCACGTTTCAGCATGCAGCTTGTGTCACCAGACTAAATTAATCCAAGCAATGGCGGGAACCAAACTATTTGGCAAATAGTCTCTACATGATATAAAACAAACCCAATCCATGTGCCAACCCATGGGTCCTATCCATTAGATACTAATTTACTTATCCACGGTTGCGCTGCATGACTCAAGACACTGCAGACGCAAGCAAGGAAGCAACCTAAATGATTAACTAATTTTAAAAAATAGCAGCAGGAAAGCTATTAATAGCCAAAGAGAATGGATTATACAATTCTAAATTAGGTGAAAGAAGACTTTGACAAATTAAGAGACAAAAATTACAGCTCCAAACAAATTAGGAAACTAGACATAATTTATACATCATTTTTTTTGTTGAGAATGGTGCTAATGAAAAAATAGACTCAACATGCCAAGCATAACTCCATCCAGCTAAAGCTTCATTGAAAGTTCAGTGATCCGCTTCCTGAATTGTCCCTTTGTAGTGATACCAGCACAACTTCTCAGCTATATCATGAACTGCTGAAGATGAAAAATATAACTGTAAGAACATTATGCCGGAAGAAAATAGTCTCTACTCTACATGATATAAAAGCATAGTCACTATAATTATTTAATCATTGGCATTCTATAATTGCAAAGCTCTGGGAgactaaagtttcagtttctGTGTAATCTATAATGAACAGTTGTTGTGCAAATGCAGAGTTCTGAATTTGAACTTTTCCTACCACAACATGGAACCTGAAATCTGAACTATATGTTAGATGTATATATGTGATAttgtattttctcttttttggaGGTTCTCCTTGTATATGTACACAACATGTATACTTGCCCCTTTGGGCCTAGAATATGAAGTTAGTTGACCACTTATTCTAACATGGTATCAAGCTAGGGTTCCAATCCTCACCTTGCTCCCGCCGGCGCCAGCAACCCGCCCACACCCGCGCGCCTGCTGCCCGCCCTCGCCTGCAGCCTCGCGGAGAGCTTGCCGGCGGCCTTGCGGTCCGCGCGCCGGCGCCCGTCCACCCCTGCTCGTCCGACGCGGCCTCGCCCGGCGTCCGCCCTCGCCCCGACGCGGCCTCGCGAAGGGCGAGCCGGCGGCCTTGCGGTCCGCGCGCCGCGCCTCTGCTCGTGCGCGCCAGGCCGGCGTCCACCCTCGCCCCGACGCGGCCTCGCCCGGCGTCCGCCCTCGCCTGCGGCCTCGCGGAGGGCGAGCCGGCGGCCTTGCGGTCTGCGCGCCGCCCGCCCAGGCCACCGCGGCCTCGCCCGTTGCGGCCCGCGCGTCCTCTGTCTGCGTTCGgctgcttctcctctcttcccaaaaaaaaaaaaaaacagccgaGAGGGGAAGCAGGACACGGTTTGTTTCCATGGCGTCCCCCAGCCGCACTCGTCCGGGTGCCATTCCTGTTCCCAAGTGTCCAGTCATCTTCAATGGCACAAACTGGGCCGATTTTGTTTTTCATATGGAGGTGCACATGGATGGGCAGCTGCTGTGGAACTACCTTACGGGCGATCTGATCTGTCCTACTATTCCAATTCTTCCTAAGCAGCCCACCTATCCTCCAGATGCTGATGATGCAGCCAAACATGCTCTCCTTGATGCATTTGAGGCTGAGATGGAGACCTATCAATCTGATCTTGGCGTCTATGAGACTTGGCTGCGTGAGGAAAAATCGGCCAAGGCCATCTTACTTGCAAGCATAGAGATTGATCTTGCACGCTCCCTCAGAGGTCTTGCCACCTCCCACCTCATGTGGGAATATCTTCGTTGCAGTTATGAGATCCGCAATGAGGCGATGTACCTTGCTGTTGTTGAGGAGGCACAGTCACTTCGTCAGCTTGATTCTACAGTTGACGACTTCCACCGCAAGATGACTGATGTCTGGCATCGCCTAGACAATTTGGGGGCCGAGTTCtgtggtggtggtacttgtcggTGTTGTGACCGGCACCGGGAGCAGCGCGACACACTCCGTCTCCACGAGTTTCTCTCTCGGCTGCGTCCAGAGTTTGAGACTGTTCGGGCACAG from Sorghum bicolor cultivar BTx623 chromosome 8, Sorghum_bicolor_NCBIv3, whole genome shotgun sequence encodes:
- the LOC110429659 gene encoding uncharacterized protein LOC110429659, with product MASPSRTRPGAIPVPKCPVIFNGTNWADFVFHMEVHMDGQLLWNYLTGDLICPTIPILPKQPTYPPDADDAAKHALLDAFEAEMETYQSDLGVYETWLREEKSAKAILLASIEIDLARSLRGLATSHLMWEYLRCSYEIRNEAMYLAVVEEAQSLRQLDSTVDDFHRKMTDVWHRLDNLGAEFCGGGTCRCCDRHREQRDTLRLHEFLSRLRPEFETVRAQLLTRRPRPSLAEAMPELRAEETRLRTGGVSHPQLQPAVLVATPPPVSLPSPQSAVVAGVPSGVRCDYCKIYGHEEKDCRKKQRNRYDAVIGATLQALVVPLLRRALVLCLQPSRRFLLCSAASLLQLRLTGLQLRPLVPHLLLLRHQVHHHRGFLILVPLST